From Anopheles coluzzii chromosome 3, AcolN3, whole genome shotgun sequence, the proteins below share one genomic window:
- the LOC120956659 gene encoding uncharacterized protein LOC120956659 gives MGERTDTIAGLHDIAVPEYIDERLAAKALVNGLGLQSVRIVECKITRATANGDNYMSDVFRLAVRYVAEQSGDERTISLVVKSLPATGQRGPMIEEVQAYTKEATMFRDVVPALSELTGGMFFAARCFYASDLPERLLVFEDLKALGYVTVNRQAGLDFEHCALVMRKIGQFHAASMRFAEQRLELLQRQFHFNMFNPDHGEASGQLRTIFEKGLEALIAVARERWDGFDQTIVQKLERLAPVYIDRLRACLEQDCEADGGYRVLNHGDLWSNNMLFRYDPTEPATVQDVAFVDLQISFYSSPGVDLNYVLATCPNYDTRARLDELIELYYASFRDTLEQLQYTARPIPSLADVRREIRRMEFYALVSVVSVLPIVVMDHTDELVANFENLIDGKDAARARDIQYNGVNYQRIVRPMLIEFNQRKMLDI, from the coding sequence ATGGGTGAACGCACCGATACGATCGCTGGGCTGCACGATATTGCCGTACCGGAGTACATCGACGAACGGTTGGCTGCGAAAGCGCTCGTCAACGGGCTGGGCCTTCAATCGGTGCGCATTGTCGAGTGTAAAATAACGCGCGCCACCGCCAACGGTGACAATTACATGAGTGATGTGTTTCGGCTCGCAGTCCGTTACGTCGCCGAGCAGTCGGGCGACGAGCGCACCATCTCGCTGGTGGTGAAAAGTCTTCCCGCGACCGGTCAACGCGGCCCCATGATCGAAGAAGTGCAGGCGTACACGAAAGAAGCGACCATGTTCCGGGACGTGGTGCCCGCACTTTCCGAGCTGACCGGCGGCATGTTCTTTGCCGCGCGCTGCTTCTACGCCTCCGACCTGCCTGAGCGGTTGCTGGTGTTTGAGGACCTGAAAGCGCTCGGCTACGTGACGGTAAACCGGCAGGCCGGGCTAGACTTTGAACACTGTGCGCTGGTGATGCGCAAGATCGGTCAGTTCCATGCTGCGTCGATGCGCTTTGCCGAGCAGCGATTGGAGCTGCTCCAGCGCCAGTTTCACTTCAACATGTTCAATCCGGACCACGGTGAGGCGTCGGGACAGCTGCGTACCATCTTCGAGAAGGGGCTGGAAGCGCTGATTGCCGTCGCCAGGGAGCGGTGGGACGGGTTCGATCAAACGATCGTGCAAAAGCTGGAACGGCTGGCGCCGGTGTACATCGATCGGTTGCGCGCGTGTCTTGAGCAGGACTGTGAGGCGGACGGTGGCTACCGGGTGCTGAACCACGGTGATCTGTGGTCGAACAATATGCTGTTTCGCTACGATCCGACCGAACCGGCGACCGTGCAGGATGTGGCGTTCGTCGATCTGCAAATCAGTTTCTACTCGAGCCCGGGCGTGGATCTAAACTATGTGCTTGCTACCTGTCCGAACTACGACACGCGGGCGCGGCTGGACGAGCTGATCGAGCTGTACTACGCCTCGTTCCGGGACACGCTGGAGCAGCTGCAGTACACGGCCCGGCCCATCCCGTCGCTCGCCGACGTACGGCGGGAGATAAGGCGGATGGAATTTTATGCCCTCGTGTCGGTCGTCTCCGTGCTGCCGATCGTGGTGATGGACCACACGGACGAGCTGGTGGCTAACTTTGAAAATCTCATCGACGGCAAGGATGCAGCGAGAGCGCGCGACATACAGTACAATGGGGTGAACTATCAGCGCATCGTGCGTCCGATGCTGATTGAATTCAATCAGCGCAAGATGCTAGACATTTAG